A genomic region of Oncorhynchus mykiss isolate Arlee chromosome 2, USDA_OmykA_1.1, whole genome shotgun sequence contains the following coding sequences:
- the LOC110517830 gene encoding synaptotagmin-7-like: protein MHKDKRVEKKKTVTIKRCLNPVFNESFPFEVPAHVLRETTIIITVMDKDRLSRNDVIGKIYLSWKSGPAEVKHWKDMMGRPRTNVAQWHALKA from the exons ATGCACAAGGACAAACGTGTTGAGAAGAAGAAGACAGTGACTATAAAGCGTTGTCTCAACCCCGTCTTCAATGAGTCTTTCCCCTTCGAGGTTCCGGCCCACGTCCTCCGGgagaccaccatcatcatcacggTCATGGACAAGGACCGGCTCAGCCGCAACGATGTCATTGGCAAG atCTACCTATCATGGAAGAGTGGTCCAGCGGAAGTGAAACACTGGAAGGACATGATGGGCCGGCCGCGTACCAATGTGGCCCAATGGCACGCTCTCAAGGCCTGA